In a single window of the Larimichthys crocea isolate SSNF chromosome XVII, L_crocea_2.0, whole genome shotgun sequence genome:
- the slc34a2b gene encoding sodium-dependent phosphate transport protein 2B, whose protein sequence is MAPRPEAGSDSTPSLDDNTSTKDVAVLPAYSTVDLVKEDPNDDPWDLPELKNTGVKWSELDTKGKIKRVLTAILKSVLLLGLLYLFICSLDVLSSAFQLVGGKVAGDIFQDNVVLANPVAGLVIGVLVTVLVQSSSTSSSIVVSMVSSGLLDVQSAVPIIMGANIGTSVTNTIVAMMQAGDRNEFRRAFAGATVHDFFNWLSVLILLPLEVATGVLYKLTNLVIESFNIQSGENAPDLLNVITDPLTDSIIQLDKSVITAIATGDPAAKNMSLIKKWCKKETNTTFWNATVDICPAGGLCWEEGNQTWTQMNSTETIYLQKCKHLFANVNLPDLAVGLILLALSLLVLCTCLILIVKLLNSMLQGQVAVVIKKVLNTDFPFPFTWVTGYIAIFVGAGMTFIVQSSSVFTSAITPLVGIGVISLERAYPLTLGSNIGTTTTAILAAMASPGETLANSLQIALCHFFFNIMGILLWYPIPFMRVPIRLARGLGNHTAKYRWFAALYLILCFLVMPVTVFGLSLAGWQVLVGVGVPIVVLIIFVIIVNVMQSRCPRYLPKLLRTWEFLPKPLHSMAPWDTAVTSMFGFCGNHCCCCCKRCKCCNKEDEEKVSRGSKKSLEMYDNPAMTRDEDTKEAVKATQL, encoded by the exons ATGGCTCCAAGACCAGAAGCAGGGTCCGATTCCACCCCTTCCCTGG ACGACAACACCTCAACTAAAGATGTGGCTGTCCTGCCTGCTTACTCTACCGTGGACCTGGTGAAAGAGGATCCAAATGATGATCCCTGGGATCTCCCAGAGCTCAAAAACACCGGGGTCAAGTGGTCAG agCTGGACACAAAAGGGAAGATTAAGAGAGTGTTGACTGCGATTTTGAAGAGCGTTCTGCTGCTCGGACTTCTCTACCTGTTTATTTGCTCGCTGGATGTTCTCAGCTCTGCTTTCCAGCTAGTCGGAG gcaAAGTTGCCGGTGACATCTTCCAGGACAATGTTGTGTTGGCCAACCCTGTGGCTGGGCTAGTGATCGGGGTGTTAGTCACAGTGCTGGTGCAGAGctccagcacctcctcctctatTGTGGTCAGCATGGTGTCCTCTGgat TGCTGGACGTCCAGTCTGCTGTGCCGATCATCATGGGTGCCAACATTGGAACATCTGTCACCAACACTATCGTGGCTATGATGCAGGCAGGAGATCGAAATGAGTTTCGCAG AGCGTTTGCCGGTGCTACAGTCCACGACTTCTTCAACTGGCTGTCTGTGCTCATCCTTCTGCCCCTGGAAGTAGCCACAGGTGTCCTGTACAAACTCACCAACCTCGTGATCGAATCCTTCAACATCCAATCCGGAGAGAACGCCCCCGACCTGCTCAACGTCATCACGGACCCTCTCACAGACTCCATCATCCAG CTGGACAAATCTGTTATCACCGCCATTGCCACCGGTGACCCAGCAGCCAAAAACATGAGTCTGATCAAAAAATGGTGCAAGAAAGAGACCAACACG ACTTTCTGGAATGCGACCGTGGACATCTGCCCTGCCGGCGGGCTCTGCTGGGAAGAAGGAAACCAGACCTGGACACAGATGAACTCCACTGAGACCATCTACCTGCAGAAAT GCAAACACCTCTTCGCCAATGTTAATTTGCCAGACCTGGCGGTCGGCCTCATTCTCCTCGCTCTGTCTTTGCTCGTCCTCTGCACCTGCCTCATCCTCATCGTCAAGCTGCTCAACTCTATGCTGCAGGGACAGGTGGCGGTGGTCATCAAGAAGGTGCTCAACacag ACTTCCCCTTCCCCTTCACTTGGGTTACCGGCTACATTGCAATTTTCGTGGGAGCTGGAATGACCTTCATTGTACAGAGCAGCTCCGTCTTCACCTCTGCTATAACTCCTCTCGTTG GTATCGGTGTCATTAGCCTTGAGAGAGCCTACCCTTTGACACTGGGCTCAAATATTGGTACAACAACCACTGCTATTCTCGCTGCTATGGCTAGTCCTGGAGAAACACTAGCCAACTCCTTGCAG ATTGCACTTTGTCATTTCTTCTTCAACATCATGGGTATCCTGCTGTGGTATCCAATCCCCTTCATGCGGGTGCCCATCAGGTTGGCCAGAGGGCTTGGAAACCATACGGCCAAGTACCGCTGGTTTGCCGCCCTCTACCTCATCCTGTGCTTCCTGGTTATGCCCGTGACTGTGTTCGGCCTGTCGCTGGCCGGCTGGCAGGTCCTGGTTGGCGTCGGCGTGCCCATCGTTGTGTTGATTATCTTTGTGATCATTGTCAATGTGATGCAGTCTCGCTGCCCTCGCTACCTGCCCAAGTTGCTCCGCACCTGGGAGTTTTTGCCCAAGCCTCTGCACTCGATGGCGCCGTGGGACACTGCGGTGACCTCCATGTTCGGTTTCTGTGgcaaccactgctgctgctgctgcaagagGTGCAAGTGCTGCAACAAAGAAGACGAGGAAAAGGTGAGCAGGGGCAGCAAGAAGAGTCTGGAGATGTACGACAATCCCGCCATGACAAGAGATGAAGATACAAAGGAGGCCGTTAAAGCAACAcagctttaa